The following are from one region of the Paenibacillus bovis genome:
- a CDS encoding alpha/beta hydrolase, whose translation MALMQCSFYSEVLGLSTSMNVIVPQETHTQIGMEGHAASGKHPVLYLLHGLSDDHTIWLRRTSIERYAAAYGLAIVMPDVHRSFYTDMQQGGKYFTFVSEELPRLAESFFHFSNRREDRFVAGLSMGGYGALKLGMSLPERYAAAASLSGATDITSMYNRRDEEYELEVRRIFGSPEEVKGSSNDLFYLAEQLASHKGTASLPQLYQCCGTEDFLYEDNIRFRDHMKELDIPLTYEEEPGEHEWGYWDTKIQRVLEWLPLSR comes from the coding sequence ATTATCTACTTCCATGAACGTTATTGTTCCCCAGGAAACGCATACCCAGATCGGTATGGAAGGCCATGCTGCCAGCGGCAAGCATCCTGTGCTGTATCTGCTGCATGGATTATCGGATGATCATACGATCTGGTTGCGCCGCACATCGATAGAGCGTTACGCAGCGGCATACGGGCTGGCTATCGTGATGCCTGATGTGCATCGCAGCTTTTATACGGATATGCAGCAAGGGGGCAAGTATTTTACATTTGTCAGCGAAGAGCTTCCACGGCTGGCAGAATCGTTTTTCCATTTCTCCAATCGTCGGGAAGACCGTTTTGTAGCCGGCCTGTCCATGGGCGGGTATGGAGCGCTCAAGCTGGGTATGAGCCTGCCAGAGCGTTACGCAGCTGCTGCCAGTCTATCAGGAGCGACTGATATTACTTCTATGTATAATCGTAGAGATGAAGAATACGAGCTTGAGGTGCGCCGGATTTTTGGTTCGCCGGAAGAAGTCAAAGGATCTTCCAATGACCTGTTTTATCTGGCAGAGCAGCTGGCATCCCACAAAGGGACTGCTTCACTGCCACAGTTGTACCAATGCTGCGGTACCGAGGACTTTTTATATGAAGACAATATCCGTTTCCGGGATCATATGAAGGAGCTGGATATTCCGCTAACGTACGAAGAAGAGCCGGGAGAGCATGAATGGGGCTACTGGGATACCAAGATCCAGCGGGTGCTGGAATGGCTGCCGTTATCTCGTTAA